In Glycine max cultivar Williams 82 chromosome 15, Glycine_max_v4.0, whole genome shotgun sequence, the DNA window AACATGAAATATGGatccaaattttggattccCACAGGAATATATTATTAGATTGTGAAGTTTGACCAGAAGTTAAGGGGAATTTACCATGGCAAAAAGACCACGTTCCATGTACCAGTTATTAATGGAAGATAATGCTTCATCCAATCGTCTCAAATTGATAATCTTTCCTGCACAACTTGACACATTAATTTGAATACAGTGAAGGTCAAACACGAGCAACATGCGCATGATGATATACAACTGTGCATATTAGAAGAAAGGAGAATAAGAAACCGTATCCATCTCGCATCGAGTCCTCTAAAAATTTAGCCGGAAGAACATTAGCTCCTTCGCATACCAACCCTTGGAACTCTTGATTTGGTTCTACCTTATGCCACAAGAAACCACTACTAAAATTACAGCACTCAATATTGGtgactcaaataaaaaacactagAATGCCAAATTTTATTCGAATAACAGTAAGATCATTATAAAACGACTAACTCAATTCCAATGCCTAACCTCCATAGTTCAACAGGATAGAACATACTTCAAATACTAATAAGAAACCGTGACGCGTACTAACATTACAGCACTCAATGTTGCAGACTTAAATACACAACACTAGAACGCGAAATTCTATTCGAAATCATTACAGAATGGTGAACTCAATTCCAATGCCTAATTGTCATTATTCAACAGAAGAGAACATACCTGAAATACTAATCGGATACCGTCGCGCGTATCAACCGCAACCGGCATGCACGACGAAAAATATCCACTGTTGATGATGCGATGCACATCCTCTTGCACCTCGCGCACTGTGAGAGCCGAGTTAGGTCGACAAGCCTTGAGAGCTTGCGCCGCTTCCGCCTCGAGGTCCTTCCTCTCCAATTCCTCGCCGTCTTTGTTTCGAACCAACACTTCGCTTATCAGCACTCTCTCCTCATTCTGCCGAGCCTTCTGCTGTGCTTCCTCCGCCAGAGACAGCGACGCCAAACGccgaatcggacattttctctccAGGTCGCCGGTTAAGGACAGCGTTGCTGAGCACAGGAGCGACGATTTTTGCAGAACGGAGCGAGTCAACTCGGTGGAGTGAGAGGTGAAGGAGTTAACGAGTTGCGCAATCGAGTTAGTGGCGTTGGCGATGTGAGAATGCGCGGTTCGCAGAGGACAGGTAGGGCGTTTGGAAATGTAAGGAAGAGGGATTTTGATGGAAGAGGAAACTATGCAAACGTCGTCGTTTCGAAACATTGTGCTCTCCGTGTTTGGTTTAATTGAATCGGGAATCAGTGAGTGGGTGCAGTTCTTGCCTGGCCACAGCTGAAGCTTTCTCCAGCGGTCACCACGAAAACCTCCGAAGAGCTGAATCTTTTTCTTCAGGGCTTTTCGAATAGGAAAGGGTGGGCCTAAGGTAATATGGGCTGGGCTTTAACTGCGGCCCGCTCATGAGCGAGCTTTTCCGTTTGGGCCTTGTGGCCTGCGTCTTTGTTGTTctgatgacaaaaaaaaaagttcattgttttttatttttacgagTCAGAGAAGGTAAAAGGAAGCTTTGAATTTGGTTCCCCACTAAAAAAACCGAGGAAAGCCCCCCTTTTTCTTGTCTTCTTGTTTTGCTGCTGCCACTACTGTGCTACCGATCTCCGGTCACCAACAGGTTAGCTAAAACAAGATCTGTAATCAATTTCAGATGCTGTCATCATCTTTGGTTCTAATCCCTGTGAATATCAGcttatgtttttatgttgggGGTTTCGATTTGAACTCGAAGGTATTTGTTACTATCACACACCCAACATATCAAGCTTCTTATGATTATTACTAGTTATTGCCTTCGCTTATTGCCTATTTGCGGGTTCTGagctttattttgatttttaaatgatgTGTGAGCCAAAAATTTGGCTTTCTGGTTTTGCCGTGGTGTTAGGCTTAGTCAACTGGTAATAGATACTGTTCCAATTGAGATTTCAGTTTCTGCTGTAGCCTGCTTTTCTATCAGCATCTTTGAGGATTAGGGTTTGGGTTCCAAGAATGAACAGTTCGGGTTTGGGTGGTGGTTTTTTGTCTGGTCCCAGCGGGGAGATTTTGGACTTGGAATCTCCATTTCATAGACACCAGCACACCCAATTGGGTCATCCATCAATAACTGGTCAACAGCACATGAATATGATGAGTGGTCTTGAAAGTGATCACCCCATTGGCCTAATTGAAGTGAAAAGTTTGAATGCGGCATTGAATTTTGGTAAAGGAAAGGCGGTCGCTCCTTCCAATAGTAATGAGTTGAGTGAAGAAGATGAGCCTAGCTATGCAGAAGAAGGGAATTGTGAGAACCTGGATGGTGGGAAGAGCAAAAAGGGGTCACCTTGGCAGCGAATGAAGTGGACAGACAATGTGGTTAGGCTTCTGATAACAGTGGTGAGTTGTGTGGGTGATGATGGCACAATTGGTGGCATGGATTGTCATAAAAGGAAATCTGGGGTTTTACAAAAGAAGGGCAAGTGGAAAACGGTCTCCAAGATAATGATAGGCAAGGGTTGCCATGTGTCGCCGCAGCAGTGTGAGGACAAGTTCAATGACTTAAATAAGAGATACAAGAGGTTAAATGACATACTTGGAAGGGGAACTTGTTGTCAGGTGGTTGAGAATCCTGTGCTGATGGATTCAATGCCTAACCTGTCAGCTAAGATGAAGGATGACGTTAGGAAGATATTGAGCTCAAAGCACTTGTTTTATAAGGAGATGTGTGCTTACCATAATGGGCAAAGGATACCAAACTCTCATGAACTTGATTTACAGGGTTATTCTCTAGAGCATGGGAGGGACTCCAGAGATAATAatggatctgaggatgaagatgaggataacaatgatagtgagGATGATGAGTCAGATgatgaaattaatattaatgcACATGAGGATGGGGGGAGGATGCAGCAGCTATGTGATAGAAATAAGTTAAGTGAGGAGGATGTCCATTTTGGTCCACAAACTTCTCGGATGGATAAATTTGAGGTTGAAATGGCAAGGGTTTTTCAAGACCCCACAAAGTCATTGCATGAACAAAGAGAGTGGATTAAGATCCAGATGCTACAGCTTCAAGAGCAAAATATCAGCTACCAAGCCCAAGCTCTTGAACTTGAGAAACAACGGCTTAAGTGGTTAAGATATTGCAGCAAGAAGGACAGGGAGCTGGAGAAGCTGAGGTTGGAGAACAAAAGAATGAAATTAGAAAATGAGCGCAGGATCTTGAAACTGAAGCAGAAAGAGCTTGAGGCAGATTTCAGTACATCTGAGATGTCTTTAGACCCTGCCTCTCTTGGAATCAACCGGCCACAAGGGAGGGAACATATCAGCTTAGGCAGACAACAATAGCTCCTTCTCTGAAAGAATTGGTCATTATTGCTTAAATGAGGTATGAAATGAAATCCTTTCCCTTAATATGTTTAATAATTTGGTGTTACAGTTATAGTGTTATAAAGTGACTAACATAGTAGGTTACTAGGTTATAGATATATAATTGCATTGACATAGTAAATTGATGATATATCAATTTGTTCAAGAACTTCCAACCATATTGTTGAGAAGAGAGTTCACttgacaaatatatatattttttataccttTTGCAGTGTTGGGCGTTAGCGACTGTGCTGTGAAGCGTAAATTCATTTGGAATGTGAAGAAATAAATGTTTTGCTCAACTAGTTGCTCGATTTACCTCATTTAATCGTTGTATATTGGCATGTGGGATTTTGCCAGTGACACAGAAATAGAAGAATGTTGCTCTAAAGGCACTTGAGCTCTCATTGGTTCTCAATTCATCATTGACGTGGTTTGAACTTGTCTTTTGTCAACATAATTGTAACTGTGTTACATACTTACATTTGTATCCACATACCACGTgcgttatttaatttttggctTTGCAGCTGTATATTATACCACAAGTGTATGTCACCAACTTTGTTGTAACTTTGTTACATTAAGTAGCTACATGAAGTATGCTTGATTCATTTTTAGCTATGTATTTTCCAAAGGACGTTCGTAAAAGCTTTGAAGTAgtctttgaaaacttttgttttggtctactttttttaaattgtcGCCAACGCAGTATTGTTATTTGTTCCTCgtcttattgttattttattgtttgtttcctGTTAAGTATATAGGTTTTGAACCGGTCAACAGGATGGCGTGTTTGGCTTTGataattttagaagaaataacaattatttaaaaggttttaacaatataaataaaatcctttaaaaaaaacaatataaaaaatctgATAAGCATAATGGGTGTTTGGTTTCCCTTCCAACTATTTAGGACGTGTGTATTAgacgaaaaaaaagaagagaatctATCATTTTATGCTTCTCCATCAAGCGCGGAAAGGACTTGATCTTAAATCCACGACAACGTAAGATTCAAACATGCTATTGTGCTAATATAAAAGCACGTACTTCTCCTGTTCGAGACATTGAGTCCATCTTTTTTCATGTAAAACCTACTCTTAAGAGCATGTGAAGAcaatatcttattaatttataatttaatattctgtTGACAACATTTATgctatttttttgaatctttaTCCGCCAAATTATAACCAGTGGTTTATTTGACACTGACAGGCTTAACCTATTTCTGCATTCCTTTGTTTGTAATTGTTCATCTTTGTTAATTTTTGGGGATTTTAAGTGGGTTTAGAtggcttttaatttattattaaaaaaaggtcCAACTTGAAGAAGTCTTATGAGTCAACGTCAGAAATTTCCATGAAACGTCCTTCTTGTCCCGTTTTCAAGGAGTGGAAGCTCATTTTTCAGCATTAACTATTCCATAATTTCCCTTATAAGAATGTAAATTCAACTTCTTATTCCAAAACCATAGGATTTGTGCCTACCATGCTTTAAAGCCTAAGATTTGCGAGTTCATATTAACTAATGAGAAACATATTAAGTTGCCTCATTATCATAATATTGTTTCAAGTCTCCCTAAGTTCATGAGCCTCTAACATTTTCATTCAAACACTTCTTTCTCAACGTCTTATCTACATTCAGATTCCAGATCAATGCAAGACAAGGATATAATCTCTATCGATCAGTGTTTGCTTTGGCTTCTATTTTAGTTTCTCTTTATAACCGTATTTGTTTGATTTACCAGTTAGTTTCTGTGCCTTGCTTTGTCCTTTTAATTCTTGGGTCATATTTGTACTTTTTTTACTTGATT includes these proteins:
- the LOC100798932 gene encoding uncharacterized protein, whose product is MNSSGLGGGFLSGPSGEILDLESPFHRHQHTQLGHPSITGQQHMNMMSGLESDHPIGLIEVKSLNAALNFGKGKAVAPSNSNELSEEDEPSYAEEGNCENLDGGKSKKGSPWQRMKWTDNVVRLLITVVSCVGDDGTIGGMDCHKRKSGVLQKKGKWKTVSKIMIGKGCHVSPQQCEDKFNDLNKRYKRLNDILGRGTCCQVVENPVLMDSMPNLSAKMKDDVRKILSSKHLFYKEMCAYHNGQRIPNSHELDLQGYSLEHGRDSRDNNGSEDEDEDNNDSEDDESDDEININAHEDGGRMQQLCDRNKLSEEDVHFGPQTSRMDKFEVEMARVFQDPTKSLHEQREWIKIQMLQLQEQNISYQAQALELEKQRLKWLRYCSKKDRELEKLRLENKRMKLENERRILKLKQKELEADFSTSEMSLDPASLGINRPQGREHISLGRQQ